The Devosia sp. A16 genome includes a window with the following:
- a CDS encoding flagellar hook protein FlgE, translated as MGIYGALSTAVTGLRAQSFALENISGNIANSQTTGFKRIDTDFVDLIPDAPQKRQTAGSVLAQSRSTNSLQGDVKGTSTATNMAINGNGFFIVEPPIGQADGDTLFSGASYYTRRGDFELDKNGYLVNGAGYYLKGLPIDPVTQNISGSVPQVLRVSNSFLPAAQTTRVNYELNLPQLPKTAAYQASKAPGSELLRAQDFLSLTPDTPATLSGATTTGTALPSTIAAAGDSLSVSVNGGPATVINFISGGGSSGNDIDITAYADVDAMLTAIQGLLPGGVTLARNPAGAITVTAANASDTVTVTDNTTGTSTTGFNLADGTISPTVSPATALAARVNTVSAADADKFVAQSISGGAITVYAGNGAPANVQMRWAKVNSTANGGAERWNMFILTNSEATGTGTAWTRVGGDYTFGADGSPSPSVEYTDLPGLTVNGVTVGNVRLQHGANGLTQFADPNGTAEVTTLNQNGYAAGEYVSVAVNDNGRVVVSYNNGQQLEVAQVVTANFNAANALKRMDGGVFAATSESGEPLLDNGGVIGSSLEASNTDISEEFTKLIITQQAYAAGTRIVSTADQMLQEALNMVR; from the coding sequence ATGGGCATCTACGGCGCTCTTTCGACCGCAGTCACCGGGCTACGCGCCCAATCCTTCGCGCTCGAGAATATCTCGGGCAACATCGCCAACAGCCAGACCACCGGCTTCAAGCGCATCGACACCGATTTCGTCGACCTGATCCCCGACGCCCCGCAGAAGCGCCAGACGGCGGGCTCGGTGCTGGCGCAGTCGCGCTCCACCAACAGCCTGCAGGGCGACGTCAAGGGCACCTCGACCGCCACCAACATGGCCATCAACGGCAACGGCTTCTTCATCGTCGAGCCGCCGATCGGGCAGGCCGACGGGGACACGCTGTTCTCGGGCGCCAGCTACTACACTCGTCGTGGCGACTTCGAACTCGACAAGAACGGCTACCTGGTCAACGGCGCGGGCTACTACCTGAAGGGCCTGCCGATCGATCCAGTTACGCAGAACATTTCCGGCTCGGTGCCGCAGGTGCTGCGGGTCTCGAACTCGTTCCTGCCGGCGGCGCAGACGACGCGCGTCAACTACGAACTCAACCTGCCGCAGTTGCCCAAGACCGCGGCCTACCAGGCGTCCAAGGCGCCGGGTAGCGAGCTGCTGAGGGCGCAGGACTTCCTGTCGCTGACCCCGGACACCCCGGCAACCCTCTCGGGCGCCACCACCACGGGCACGGCCCTGCCTTCGACCATTGCGGCGGCGGGCGACTCGCTCAGCGTGTCGGTGAATGGCGGCCCCGCCACGGTGATCAACTTCATCAGCGGCGGCGGCAGCTCCGGCAACGATATCGACATCACTGCCTATGCCGATGTCGACGCGATGCTGACGGCGATCCAGGGCCTGCTGCCGGGCGGCGTGACGCTGGCCCGCAACCCGGCGGGCGCGATCACCGTGACGGCGGCAAATGCCAGCGACACCGTCACCGTCACCGACAACACCACCGGCACCTCGACCACCGGTTTCAACCTCGCCGACGGGACCATCAGCCCGACCGTTTCGCCGGCGACGGCACTGGCGGCGCGCGTCAACACGGTCAGCGCGGCGGATGCCGACAAGTTCGTGGCGCAGTCGATCTCCGGCGGCGCGATCACCGTCTATGCCGGCAACGGCGCTCCGGCCAACGTGCAGATGCGCTGGGCCAAGGTGAACTCGACCGCCAATGGCGGCGCCGAGCGGTGGAACATGTTCATCCTCACCAATTCCGAGGCGACCGGCACCGGCACGGCATGGACCCGCGTCGGCGGCGACTACACGTTCGGCGCTGACGGCTCGCCCAGCCCGTCGGTGGAATACACCGACCTGCCGGGCCTCACCGTCAACGGCGTCACCGTCGGCAACGTGCGGCTGCAGCATGGCGCCAACGGGCTCACCCAGTTCGCCGATCCGAACGGGACGGCGGAAGTGACGACGCTGAACCAGAACGGTTATGCCGCAGGCGAATACGTCTCGGTCGCGGTCAACGACAATGGTCGCGTGGTGGTGTCCTACAACAACGGCCAGCAACTCGAAGTGGCGCAGGTGGTGACCGCCAACTTCAATGCCGCCAACGCGCTCAAGCGGATGGATGGCGGCGTGTTCGCGGCGACCTCGGAATCGGGCGAACCGCTGCTCGACAATGGGGGCGTCATTGGCTCCTCGCTCGAAGCGTCCAACACCGACATCTCCGAGGAGTTCACCAAACTGATCATCACCCAGCAAGCCTATGCCGCCGGCACCCGGATCGTCTCGACGGCCGACCAGATGCTGCAGGAAGCGCTGAACATGGTCCGCTGA
- a CDS encoding extracellular solute-binding protein, with translation MKRIACYAALTAVSLFPCLPALAQDYSGHTLVVGTWGGDIERLLREHVAGPLEAKTGAKVEFLLGGSGDRMSKMVAERNNPTMDVTFQNIYEAPAALKEGLVVAPDAALVPTAADVWAGMNDGCYAMSLVGLGIAYSKALFPEAPEWADLWKAEFKGKMAYAPYPSSEGDGMLAVAARIAGVDEHDPDAAFAKLAELGAPVLSYSSLDEVFTLMDAGEIAAAPMISGYVLSNLGNYEGIGFVFPKDPGPVLVRDMVCQVANSPEPELAKMFIDLALSVETQTAYAKELNFGPTNSKVELTEEEAARVINTPEEVKSLLQLDWSYIIEQRSDWTDRWNKQILGQ, from the coding sequence ATGAAACGCATTGCTTGTTACGCGGCCTTGACCGCGGTGAGCCTTTTCCCGTGCCTGCCCGCCCTTGCGCAGGATTACTCGGGTCACACTCTCGTCGTCGGCACCTGGGGCGGCGATATCGAACGGCTGCTTCGCGAGCATGTCGCCGGTCCCCTCGAGGCCAAGACCGGCGCCAAGGTCGAGTTCCTGCTCGGCGGCAGCGGTGACCGCATGTCCAAGATGGTTGCCGAGCGCAACAATCCCACCATGGATGTGACCTTCCAGAACATCTACGAGGCGCCCGCCGCCCTCAAGGAGGGGCTGGTTGTCGCCCCCGATGCCGCTCTGGTGCCGACGGCTGCCGACGTCTGGGCCGGCATGAACGATGGTTGCTATGCCATGAGCCTGGTTGGCCTGGGCATCGCCTACAGCAAAGCCCTGTTCCCCGAAGCACCAGAATGGGCCGACCTGTGGAAGGCCGAGTTCAAGGGCAAGATGGCCTATGCTCCATATCCGAGCTCGGAAGGTGACGGCATGCTGGCCGTCGCCGCCCGTATCGCCGGCGTCGACGAACACGATCCGGACGCCGCTTTCGCCAAGCTGGCGGAACTGGGTGCGCCGGTGCTCAGCTATAGCAGCCTCGACGAAGTCTTCACCCTCATGGATGCCGGCGAGATCGCCGCAGCGCCGATGATATCGGGCTACGTCCTGTCGAACCTGGGCAACTATGAAGGCATTGGTTTCGTGTTCCCCAAGGACCCCGGACCGGTGCTGGTGCGCGACATGGTCTGCCAGGTCGCCAACAGCCCTGAGCCTGAACTGGCCAAGATGTTTATCGACCTTGCGCTCAGCGTCGAAACCCAGACGGCCTATGCGAAGGAACTCAATTTCGGCCCCACCAACTCCAAGGTGGAACTGACCGAAGAAGAAGCCGCTCGCGTGATCAATACCCCGGAAGAAGTGAAAAGCCTGCTTCAGCTGGATTGGTCCTACATCATCGAGCAGCGTTCCGATTGGACCGATCGCTGGAACAAGCAAATCCTTGGTCAGTAA
- the flaF gene encoding flagellar biosynthesis regulator FlaF, with protein MQNSAALAYQQVGRQTVNPRLLEANLLSRAAGQMQRVRDDWENERHELTAALMFNRKLWTVFLGSVTGEESQLPKSLRENIANLALFVMKQTMTIQAEPSANKLTVLININREIAAGLRAGQS; from the coding sequence ATGCAGAATAGTGCGGCGCTCGCCTACCAGCAGGTAGGCAGGCAGACGGTCAATCCTCGTCTCCTCGAGGCCAACCTCCTCTCCCGAGCTGCCGGCCAGATGCAGCGTGTGCGTGACGACTGGGAGAACGAGCGGCACGAGTTGACCGCCGCCCTGATGTTCAATCGCAAGCTGTGGACGGTGTTCCTTGGCTCGGTCACCGGCGAGGAAAGCCAGCTGCCCAAGTCGCTGCGCGAGAACATCGCCAATCTCGCCCTGTTCGTCATGAAGCAGACCATGACCATCCAGGCCGAGCCTTCGGCCAACAAGCTCACCGTGCTGATCAACATCAACCGCGAGATCGCCGCCGGACTGCGCGCCGGCCAGAGCTGA
- a CDS encoding ABC transporter permease produces MKQTPDIKPTATALLVAPAAILMFGVFVLPFVFLVVLSFWSQVPGSVGIDPTFTLANYARIIGDGYYLGGLWTTLWLSGLVTLICLVLALPLARWIVLHAKRSKGLLIGLCILPLVCGALLPTLGLVNLLSPLGFINGALKSMGLIKTSLPLLGNIAGVSIGLVQAFLPLMILPLISTIERIPHDYEKAAMSLGATRLVVWRRVLLPLMLPGIVAGSLLVFCASLTAFVTPQILGQGKVVTFASLAYQQAAMVLDWPFASALGMVMLLFLALAGLLGALVSRGLGRRT; encoded by the coding sequence TTGAAACAGACACCGGACATCAAGCCGACCGCAACGGCGCTGCTCGTTGCACCAGCGGCCATCCTGATGTTCGGTGTCTTCGTCCTGCCGTTCGTGTTTCTGGTGGTGCTCAGCTTCTGGAGCCAGGTGCCTGGCTCTGTCGGCATCGACCCCACCTTCACGCTGGCCAACTACGCTCGCATCATCGGCGACGGCTATTACCTGGGCGGCCTGTGGACCACCCTGTGGCTGAGCGGGCTGGTGACGCTGATCTGCCTCGTTCTCGCCCTGCCCCTGGCGCGCTGGATCGTGCTCCACGCCAAACGGTCGAAAGGCCTGCTCATCGGGCTTTGCATCCTGCCGCTGGTCTGCGGTGCGCTGCTGCCGACCCTAGGCCTGGTCAATCTGCTGAGCCCGCTGGGCTTCATCAACGGCGCACTCAAATCCATGGGCCTGATCAAGACCAGCCTGCCGCTGCTCGGCAATATCGCCGGGGTCAGCATCGGCCTGGTGCAGGCCTTCCTGCCGCTGATGATCCTGCCCCTGATCAGCACCATCGAGCGCATTCCGCACGACTACGAGAAGGCGGCCATGTCGTTGGGCGCCACTCGCCTCGTGGTGTGGCGCCGCGTGCTGCTGCCGCTGATGCTGCCGGGCATCGTCGCGGGCAGCCTGCTGGTGTTCTGCGCATCGCTCACCGCCTTCGTTACCCCGCAAATTCTGGGTCAGGGCAAGGTCGTGACCTTTGCCTCGCTGGCCTATCAGCAGGCCGCCATGGTGCTGGATTGGCCGTTCGCGTCGGCGCTGGGCATGGTCATGCTGCTGTTCCTGGCATTAGCAGGGCTGCTGGGCGCACTGGTTTCCCGCGGGTTGGGGAGACGCACATGA
- a CDS encoding LysR family transcriptional regulator, which translates to MNSRSNFFGLSLRELDILRRLLAERSVSGVAAQLGQSQPSVSAILRRLRDIFGDPLLVRSGQRMLLTDKGMLVSTQVEELMNRFVDLLESDETFDPATSERTIRIAAATSFEFFLVPHLIAELHKVAPRCRLELFVPTMQSGEETERETGGLDAIVGNWPVPPPHLKHMPLANSELACLVCASHPLPAGTQLTLEDYVRLSHISPSAPQDLSIRPIEGMLMRLGLERRVVVSVPDYSIIPQLLPGTHHAFTVGRRYAEHATRGGKLKLLLMPDELKVMAFYLLWHERSQSSRYHRWLRETIRRLVRERDVLAVPATAS; encoded by the coding sequence ATGAATAGCCGCTCCAACTTCTTTGGCCTGAGCCTGCGCGAGCTCGACATTCTGCGTCGTCTGCTCGCCGAACGCAGTGTTTCGGGGGTGGCGGCGCAGCTTGGTCAGAGCCAGCCATCGGTCAGCGCCATCCTCCGCCGCCTGCGCGACATTTTCGGTGACCCGCTCCTGGTGCGCTCGGGGCAGAGGATGCTGCTCACCGACAAGGGCATGCTGGTCTCGACGCAGGTCGAGGAGCTCATGAATCGCTTCGTCGATTTGCTCGAGTCCGACGAGACATTTGATCCGGCCACGTCCGAGCGGACCATTCGAATAGCCGCCGCCACGTCCTTCGAGTTCTTCCTTGTGCCCCACCTCATCGCCGAGTTGCACAAGGTTGCGCCGCGCTGCCGGTTGGAGCTGTTCGTGCCGACGATGCAAAGCGGCGAAGAGACAGAGCGCGAGACAGGTGGTCTCGATGCGATCGTCGGCAACTGGCCGGTGCCGCCACCGCATCTGAAGCACATGCCGCTCGCGAACTCGGAACTCGCCTGCCTCGTCTGTGCGTCCCACCCCCTGCCCGCCGGCACGCAGCTGACGCTCGAGGATTATGTGAGGTTGAGCCACATCTCCCCCTCGGCCCCTCAGGATCTCTCCATCCGTCCGATCGAGGGCATGCTGATGCGGTTGGGGCTTGAGCGGCGCGTCGTGGTGTCGGTGCCCGACTATTCGATAATTCCGCAACTATTGCCCGGAACGCACCACGCGTTCACGGTGGGGCGCCGCTATGCAGAGCACGCGACGCGTGGCGGCAAGCTCAAGCTTCTGCTGATGCCGGACGAACTCAAGGTCATGGCCTTCTACCTGCTCTGGCACGAGAGGTCGCAATCCAGCCGCTATCATCGCTGGCTGCGCGAGACCATCCGCCGGCTGGTCCGAGAGCGGGACGTGCTGGCGGTTCCCGCCACTGCCTCATAA
- a CDS encoding flagellin N-terminal helical domain-containing protein: MADVNLSKAVRSNLLSLQSTASSMAKTQERLATGLKVNSALDNPTNFFTAASLNSRASDMASLLDSMSNGIKTIEAADNGLSSITKTVESMQSTLRQARQDKSFKTTSYALDATAIGTSSVKTLSFEGGAVGTSPVSVNLNTTSSAATPATLAGSVAVADDTALQAFAGQTITLTSGTNTTSFAITNTSTKAELETALSSAGFTAAFDSGTNELGITRADGVNFTGSGAGATSLGVATTSTDGVAAVTGAVKTVDALVSEINSNSSLKDKIRASNDNGKLRIENLSTEELTVNGVGSDGEVDGTSGTSTIGGNEVRKNLAKQFNELRDQLDKLADDASFNGINLLRGDKLKLTFNETGTSTIDIQAKDSDGDATSINNTSLGITTVADKDLDSDASIDAKLSTLGDALGTLRSQSSAFGSNLSIVQNRQDFTKNMINTLETGAANLTLADTNEEAANLLALQTRQQLSSTALSMASQADQAVLRLF; encoded by the coding sequence ATGGCTGATGTAAATCTGTCAAAGGCAGTTCGCTCGAACCTGCTGAGCCTGCAGTCAACCGCCTCGTCCATGGCCAAGACGCAGGAGCGTCTCGCCACCGGTCTCAAGGTGAACTCGGCGCTCGACAACCCGACTAACTTCTTCACCGCCGCATCGCTGAATTCTCGTGCTTCGGATATGGCGAGCCTGCTCGACTCCATGTCCAACGGCATCAAGACCATCGAAGCCGCGGACAATGGCCTGTCGTCGATCACCAAGACCGTCGAATCGATGCAGTCGACGCTCCGTCAGGCGCGCCAGGACAAGTCGTTCAAGACCACGTCCTACGCACTCGACGCGACGGCTATTGGCACGTCTTCGGTCAAGACCCTGTCGTTCGAAGGCGGCGCCGTCGGCACCTCGCCGGTCAGCGTCAACCTGAACACGACCTCGTCTGCTGCAACCCCGGCAACCCTCGCCGGTTCGGTGGCTGTTGCCGACGATACCGCACTGCAGGCCTTTGCCGGCCAGACGATCACGCTGACCTCGGGGACCAACACCACGAGCTTCGCGATCACCAATACTTCGACCAAGGCCGAACTCGAAACGGCCCTGTCTTCGGCCGGCTTCACCGCCGCCTTCGACTCGGGCACCAACGAGCTCGGCATCACCCGCGCCGACGGCGTCAACTTCACCGGTTCGGGTGCTGGCGCAACCAGCCTCGGCGTGGCGACGACGTCGACCGACGGCGTGGCTGCCGTGACCGGTGCGGTCAAGACCGTTGACGCGCTCGTTTCCGAGATCAACTCCAACTCGTCGCTGAAGGACAAGATCCGCGCCTCCAACGACAACGGCAAGCTCCGCATCGAGAACCTCTCGACCGAAGAGCTGACCGTCAACGGTGTTGGCTCGGATGGCGAAGTCGATGGCACTTCGGGCACGTCGACGATCGGCGGCAACGAGGTCCGCAAGAACCTGGCCAAGCAGTTCAACGAACTGCGCGACCAGCTCGACAAGCTGGCCGATGATGCCTCCTTCAACGGCATCAACCTGCTCCGTGGCGACAAGCTCAAGCTGACGTTCAACGAGACGGGCACTTCGACCATCGACATCCAGGCCAAGGATTCCGATGGCGACGCGACCTCGATCAACAATACGTCGCTCGGCATCACCACCGTTGCCGACAAGGATCTCGACAGCGACGCATCGATCGACGCCAAGTTGAGCACGCTGGGCGACGCCCTGGGCACCCTGCGTTCGCAGTCTTCGGCCTTCGGCTCGAACCTGTCGATCGTGCAGAACCGCCAGGACTTCACCAAGAACATGATCAACACCCTCGAAACCGGTGCGGCGAACCTGACGCTTGCCGACACCAACGAGGAAGCGGCGAACCTTCTCGCCCTGCAGACCCGCCAGCAGCTGTCTTCGACGGCTCTGTCGATGGCCTCGCAGGCCGACCAGGCCGTGCTGCGCCTGTTCTGA
- a CDS encoding flagellin N-terminal helical domain-containing protein, translating into MADVNLSKAVRSNLLALQSTAASMAKTQQRLATGLKVNSALDNPTNFFTAASLNSRAGDMSNLLDSMSNGIKTIEAADNGLSAITKTVESMQSTLRQARQDKSFKTQSFTLDPARTGLLEFTGGAVGGAAVGVSLGSAAAVQSTFAASADFTAPGDGSVSFAYAPSGGTTFGASDEITFQLDQTGPFAVSWNVSISLANLPGYGNGDNTIDDIDEFTDILHGTLLADGYATSVTNDGTNIIIATTAGPGSKLTIGAVNGDVDGGGSINSTFGMAPVAGNPSAPITISNGTTTASINLTSANAATIGQARSYIQSELSAQGVTGITVGGSGNRMDLQGAADGSNTVTVGGAGAAAIFGTSGTQTAGATAGSYPVDQLVQSINSNSGLKDRIRASNDNGKLRIENLSTEELTVHGVGSDGEIDGTSGTADIGGNEVRKNLVKQFNELRDQLDKLADDASFNGINLLRGDNLKLTFNETGTSTIDIQARDADGDPTSINNATLDIASAVFADFDSDAALDARLGKLGEALGKLRSQASAFGSNLSIVENRNDFTKSMINTLETGAANLTLADANQEAANLLALQTRQQLSSTALSMASQADQAVLRLF; encoded by the coding sequence GTGGCTGACGTAAACCTCTCCAAGGCGGTTCGCTCGAACCTGCTTGCGCTCCAGTCGACGGCCGCTTCGATGGCCAAGACCCAGCAGCGCCTCGCCACCGGCCTCAAGGTCAACTCGGCGCTCGACAACCCCACCAACTTCTTCACCGCCGCTTCGCTCAACAGCCGCGCCGGCGACATGTCGAACCTGCTCGACTCGATGTCGAACGGCATCAAGACCATCGAAGCTGCGGATAACGGCCTGAGCGCGATTACCAAAACGGTCGAGTCGATGCAGTCGACGCTCCGCCAGGCGCGGCAGGACAAGTCGTTCAAGACCCAGTCTTTTACCTTGGACCCTGCCCGCACCGGCCTGCTCGAGTTTACCGGTGGCGCCGTTGGCGGCGCCGCCGTCGGTGTATCGCTGGGCAGCGCCGCTGCGGTGCAGTCGACGTTCGCCGCCAGCGCCGATTTTACCGCTCCAGGCGACGGCTCGGTATCCTTCGCCTATGCGCCCTCGGGCGGCACCACCTTCGGCGCGTCCGACGAGATCACCTTCCAACTCGACCAGACGGGCCCCTTTGCGGTTTCCTGGAACGTCAGCATCAGCTTGGCGAACCTTCCGGGCTATGGCAACGGAGACAACACCATCGACGATATCGATGAGTTTACCGACATCCTGCACGGGACTTTGCTGGCCGATGGTTACGCGACCTCCGTGACCAATGACGGCACCAACATCATCATCGCCACAACCGCTGGTCCGGGCAGCAAGCTGACGATCGGAGCGGTCAACGGCGACGTCGACGGCGGCGGATCCATCAACAGCACCTTCGGCATGGCACCGGTCGCGGGCAACCCGTCGGCGCCGATCACCATCAGCAACGGCACGACCACGGCCAGCATCAATCTGACATCTGCCAACGCGGCGACGATCGGACAGGCCCGCAGCTACATCCAATCCGAACTCAGCGCGCAGGGTGTAACGGGCATCACCGTCGGCGGCTCGGGCAACCGCATGGACCTCCAGGGCGCGGCCGACGGCTCGAACACCGTAACAGTCGGCGGCGCCGGAGCGGCAGCAATCTTCGGCACCTCGGGCACGCAAACCGCAGGCGCCACCGCGGGAAGCTATCCGGTCGACCAACTCGTCCAGTCGATAAACAGCAACTCGGGCCTCAAGGACAGGATCCGCGCCTCGAACGACAACGGCAAGCTCCGCATCGAAAATCTCTCGACCGAGGAACTCACCGTCCACGGTGTCGGCTCCGACGGCGAGATCGACGGTACTTCCGGCACCGCCGATATCGGCGGCAACGAAGTGCGCAAGAACCTGGTCAAGCAGTTCAACGAGTTGCGCGACCAGCTCGACAAGCTCGCCGATGACGCTTCCTTCAACGGAATCAACCTCTTACGCGGCGACAACCTGAAGCTGACCTTCAACGAGACCGGCACCTCGACCATCGACATCCAGGCCAGGGATGCCGACGGCGATCCCACCTCCATCAACAACGCCACGTTGGATATCGCCTCGGCCGTATTCGCCGATTTCGACAGCGACGCCGCGCTCGATGCCCGTCTCGGCAAGCTCGGCGAAGCGCTCGGCAAGCTCCGCTCGCAGGCCTCGGCCTTCGGCTCGAACCTCTCGATCGTCGAGAACCGCAACGACTTCACCAAGTCGATGATCAACACGCTGGAGACCGGCGCGGCCAACCTGACACTTGCCGACGCCAATCAGGAAGCCGCCAACCTTCTCGCCCTGCAGACCCGCCAGCAGTTGAGCTCCACAGCCCTGTCGATGGCATCGCAGGCCGACCAGGCGGTGCTGCGCCTGTTCTGA
- the flgK gene encoding flagellar hook-associated protein FlgK produces the protein MGLSVTLSNALSGMRVGQNALDTLSNNVANAGTPGYHRRSVSVIDSVGVNSTYAREGQLTRTFNQSLQQHYTRATAESGFSSVKASFLDRVQTLFGKPGTTGSIDSAYNGFESALAAAATSPDSYANRADLVQKAQALAGTLNRMTSDIQSLRQETEARLSNSVDTINNQLQSLEKVNLRLADQGIDPGSRATLMDQRDRLVESLSQQMDLRVSYRSDGTVSLMTRSGVGILDVKASVFQYESAGALSASSRFSPDDAVSGVGKLTIMTPAGLEIDLVKQNVLSSGELAGLIQLRDQSLVQAQDQLDEIASSLAKAMSTNVTAGTQVTSGPANGYEVDLADVRNGNEFTFKYLQGGAEKTVRVMRVDDTTKLPLDYVDANGARVIGLDFSSGAPSIATQLQGRLGTSLSVSSPSGTTLRIMDDGLAGTTDMLSLSTRTTATGVQNGSLGFSLFVDTNNADFTDSLDGVGQKLGFAGRISVNQAIVNDNKLLVQYTGTTPLGDQDRLNQIVSNLDSMRFAGAQGSSGTTASFRLGGTVADIISQTINFQGNAAAAAISDRDTQDMTLDALTQRLDSEYGVDVDEEMARLMELQNAFAANARVMSVVQELMDALMQL, from the coding sequence ATGGGGCTTTCGGTTACCCTGAGCAACGCGCTGAGCGGTATGCGCGTCGGGCAGAACGCGCTCGACACGCTGTCCAACAACGTCGCCAATGCCGGTACCCCCGGCTATCATCGGCGGTCGGTCAGCGTCATCGACTCGGTGGGGGTCAACTCCACCTATGCCCGCGAGGGCCAGCTGACCCGCACCTTCAACCAGAGCCTGCAGCAGCACTATACGCGGGCGACGGCGGAGTCGGGGTTCTCCAGCGTCAAGGCGAGCTTCCTCGACCGGGTGCAGACCTTGTTCGGCAAGCCCGGCACGACCGGCTCGATCGACAGCGCCTACAATGGTTTCGAAAGCGCATTGGCTGCGGCTGCGACCAGCCCTGACAGTTACGCCAACCGCGCCGACCTGGTGCAGAAGGCGCAGGCGCTGGCCGGCACGCTCAACCGCATGACGTCGGACATCCAGTCGCTGCGGCAGGAGACCGAGGCGCGCCTTTCAAACAGCGTCGACACCATCAACAACCAGCTGCAATCGCTGGAGAAGGTCAACCTGCGGCTGGCCGACCAGGGCATCGATCCGGGATCGCGCGCCACGCTGATGGACCAGCGCGACCGGCTGGTCGAGAGCCTGTCGCAGCAGATGGACCTGCGCGTAAGCTATCGCAGCGACGGTACGGTATCGCTGATGACCCGCTCAGGGGTGGGCATCCTCGACGTCAAGGCCTCGGTGTTCCAGTACGAAAGCGCCGGCGCGCTGTCGGCAAGCTCCCGCTTCAGCCCGGACGATGCGGTGAGCGGGGTTGGCAAGCTCACCATCATGACCCCGGCCGGACTCGAGATCGACCTGGTGAAGCAGAACGTCCTGAGCTCGGGCGAGTTGGCCGGGTTGATCCAGTTGCGCGACCAGTCGCTGGTGCAGGCACAGGACCAACTGGACGAAATCGCCTCGTCGCTGGCCAAGGCGATGTCGACCAATGTCACGGCGGGCACGCAGGTGACCTCGGGCCCCGCCAATGGCTACGAGGTGGATCTGGCGGATGTCCGCAACGGCAACGAGTTCACCTTCAAGTATCTGCAGGGCGGGGCCGAGAAGACGGTGCGCGTGATGCGCGTCGACGACACCACCAAGCTGCCGCTCGACTATGTCGATGCCAACGGCGCGCGGGTGATCGGGCTCGATTTCTCGAGCGGCGCGCCATCGATCGCCACGCAGCTGCAGGGCAGGCTCGGCACCAGCCTGTCGGTCAGCAGCCCCTCGGGCACAACGTTGCGGATCATGGACGACGGCCTTGCCGGCACGACCGACATGTTGTCGCTTTCGACCCGTACTACGGCCACCGGCGTTCAGAACGGCAGTCTCGGCTTCTCGCTGTTCGTCGATACCAACAATGCCGATTTCACCGACAGCCTCGACGGCGTCGGCCAGAAGCTCGGCTTCGCCGGCCGCATCAGCGTCAACCAGGCGATCGTCAACGACAACAAACTGCTGGTGCAATATACCGGCACCACGCCGCTGGGCGACCAGGACCGGCTCAATCAGATCGTCAGCAATCTCGATAGCATGCGCTTCGCCGGCGCGCAGGGCTCGAGCGGCACCACGGCCAGCTTCCGCCTGGGCGGCACGGTTGCCGACATCATCTCGCAGACGATCAACTTCCAGGGCAACGCCGCGGCCGCCGCGATCTCGGACCGCGATACCCAAGACATGACGCTGGATGCCCTGACGCAGCGGCTCGACAGCGAATACGGCGTCGACGTCGACGAAGAAATGGCACGCCTGATGGAACTGCAGAACGCTTTCGCCGCCAATGCGCGGGTGATGAGCGTGGTGCAGGAACTGATGGACGCCCTGATGCAGCTGTGA
- the flbT gene encoding flagellar biosynthesis repressor FlbT has protein sequence MSLKVELKPGERLIVGNCVITNSDQRTRLFIDGKAPILREKDILTFETADSPAKRIYLAVQLMYIHENVERLTQDYFHLVNDIITAAPSTIRIVDEINNEILTGSLYKALKAAKKLIQYEQELLGNAE, from the coding sequence ATGTCGCTAAAGGTCGAGTTGAAGCCGGGCGAGCGCCTGATCGTCGGCAACTGTGTCATCACCAATTCGGATCAGCGCACCCGCCTGTTCATCGATGGCAAGGCGCCAATCCTGCGGGAAAAGGACATCCTGACTTTCGAAACCGCCGACAGTCCCGCCAAGCGCATCTACTTGGCCGTCCAACTGATGTACATCCATGAAAACGTCGAACGACTGACTCAGGACTACTTTCATCTGGTCAACGACATCATCACCGCAGCGCCATCAACCATCCGCATTGTTGACGAAATCAATAACGAGATATTAACCGGCTCCCTGTACAAAGCGCTCAAGGCTGCGAAAAAGCTGATCCAGTACGAACAGGAACTCCTCGGCAATGCAGAATAG